The DNA segment ATCGTTCGCAAATCCCTTCGGCCGAGGCGGTCACGACCCAGGAGCTGGCCTTGGAAATGTCCGGCAAAAACAAAAAGGAAAAATCCACGCTCACGGAAACGTTCGTATAGGTACCCGGCTCCCGGGGACCGATGCTTACGGACGCGGGCGCATGCAGGCCGCCGCGCTCGATTTCCCGGTGGGCCGCTTCAGCCACCTGGGCATTGTCCGTTTCCGTGAGCACGGCCATGCGCAAACTCTGCGCGGCCGCCTCGCCGACCACGTCATGCACCCAGAGGTAGCGGCCGAAATCGATCATGGCGAGCAGCGCCAGCAGCACCAAAGGAAGCAGGAACCCCACTTCCACGGCCACCGCGCCCCGCTGGGTGCGCCCGGCCCGTGCCGTTGTCTTGTGTGCCGCTCCGCTCTGCATGCTCTCTCCCGTCTCGTTATTTGACCAGTTAGGTCGATTTCCTCACTTGTGGGATACTTCCACCGGTTTAAAAGCAAGCCTCGTGCCAGGATTTTCCTCGTGCGCTCTTCCTTCTCTGCATACTGCATAACATTTTGTTTTTGCAGATGATTCCCCCCAAATTCCGACGCGTCTGCTGTTTGC comes from the Paucidesulfovibrio gracilis DSM 16080 genome and includes:
- a CDS encoding TadE/TadG family type IV pilus assembly protein yields the protein MQSGAAHKTTARAGRTQRGAVAVEVGFLLPLVLLALLAMIDFGRYLWVHDVVGEAAAQSLRMAVLTETDNAQVAEAAHREIERGGLHAPASVSIGPREPGTYTNVSVSVDFSFLFLPDISKASSWVVTASAEGICER